The following is a genomic window from Phaseolus vulgaris cultivar G19833 chromosome 6, P. vulgaris v2.0, whole genome shotgun sequence.
TGGAAAAGAATTGGAAGGTTGCAAAGATGCGGATACCGAGGCTCTTGCAGAAGACTTTTTGCTGGAACATTTGGGAAGTAAGAGTTGGGTTGGAGAATCAATAAGGCCCGGAATCTCTTTGGAGGTTTCGGAATTAGCAGGAGTAAGGATGGATGAAGAGGGCGAGGACGAGATACCATTTTTAAACAGAAACGAAGAAAGCCACAGTTTGGTGAGTAGAGGGTCGATAGATGGTAACAAGTCAGAAGAAGTGGAGGATTCACGGAGGTTTGAGGCTTTACTTCGAGATAAAGTCGGAAAGCAACTTAAGGTGGACCAAGTATTTTTGGTCCATCAATCTGGTAGTGAGTCGAATTCAATGTTTGCTTCCGATAGTGCTATTGAGAACTGTAATAGGATTTTCTGGGTGAAGACGGATAAGAATGTAGCCTCCAGTGTCTGGGGAGTCGGGAAAGAGGCAGGTTTTTCGTTCCCAGGCCGAGAAGAAGTAGTTTTAAATAGTATTTGCTCGTTGTCTAATCAAGGTGGAGTAACTACGAGAAAGATGTGGAAGGAAAGGAGAAAGGCAGTTAATGAAGATAATTAGTCTGAATATAAGAGGGGCGGGAGGCGTTATAAAGAGGAATTATGTAAGGGATTTGATCAGTAGGGAACAAGTGGATATGGTGTGTTTACAAGAAACAAAGTGCTCGGAGTTTAGCAGGGAGAAGGTGTGTCTTCTTTGGGGTACCAATGAAGTGGATTGGGTGGAAAACAAAGCAATAAATAAAGCAGGGGGAGTGCTTACGATGTGGAGTAAAAAGTCGTTCCAGCTTTCCAGTTTCGTAAATGGGAGAAACTTCACGGTTTTAGAGGGTTTGTGGAAGAGAGGAAATGGTGTACACCTTACCATTGGGAATATTTACTGCTCCGGTACTCTTAGggagaagaaagagatgtgGAAGGAGGTTGGCACTTTCAGACAGAGGCAACTCTCAAAGGCATGGTGTATCATTGGGGACTTTAATTCAATAAGAAGGCAGGAGGAAAGGAGGAGTGAGATGTCGGAATCTGACTACTCTAGAGAAATTAAGGGTTTTAATTAGTTTATTGAAAGTTTAGAATTGGCGGATATCCCGTTGGTGGGTAGGAAGTTTACTTGGTTCAAACCTAATGGTTTGGTCAAGAGCAGAATAGACAGGGTGTTGGTATCCAAAGAATGGTTGGATCTGTGGCCTAACAGCCAACAATTTGTATTAAGCAGATCGATCTCGGATCATTGCGCAGTGTTGCTGAAGGAAGTCTCAGTGGATTGGGGTCCGAAACCTTTTAGGTGTTTGGATGTGTGGCAAAGAGATAGCGGTTTTAAGGAGTTTGTGAAATCGAGTTGGGTTTCATACAAGGTGGTAGGAAGAGGAATTTTTGTGTTCAAAGAAAAGTTGAAAAGATTGAAAGCAGATTTAAAGGTGTGGAACAAGGAGGTCTTTGGAGATGCGAATCAGTCTAGTAAGGAAATCCAACAGAGGTTAGACGAGCTAGACTTGAGCGATGATGAAGACGGGTTAGATGAGtcagaaagagaagaaagaaagtCCCTCTTTGCCGAACTATCTGTCTCTAAGTCTAAACAAGAGGCGATTATGTTTCAGAAAGCAAGACAAAGTTGGATCAAGCAGGGGGATCTTAATACGAAGTACTTCCACTCTTCGGTAAAATGGAGGAGGGCTAGGAATCAACTGCACAGGATTTTCGTCAATAATAAATGGAGTGACGATAAGGAGGAGGTGAAGATTAAGGTTTGTGAGTTTTTTGAAGAAAGGTTTGCTTGGAATGATGGTTGTCAGGTCAGAATGGATAACATCGATTTCAATTCCATCTCTGAAGCAGACAATGAGATGCTTGTTGGCGAGTTTTCGGATGAAGAAGTGAAAGCAGCGGTTTGGGGGTGTGAGAGTTCAAAGAGTCCCGGTCCGGAAGGATTTAATTTTGGATTTATAAAATCTTGTTGGGACATTCTAAAAGAGGACGTGGTGTTGGCGGTAAAGGATTTTGCAGGTAACGGCAGCTGGCCAAGAGGTTCAAACGCGTCTTTTCTTTGTCTGATTCCAAAAATAGAAAATCCACAGCAGTTAGGGGAGTTTAGACCTATTTCTTTAGTAGGCTGTCTGTATAAGATCATTTCTAAAGCGCTTTCCTTGCGTTTGAAAAAGGTGATTGGAAAAATTATAGATGCCAGACAGTCGGTTTTTCTTGAAGGAAGAGGTTTATTGGACAGTGTGCTTGTCGCGAATGAGGTTTTGGAAGAAtacaagagaaaaagaaagagttgATGGGAGCCCAACTAGGgagttccttcctagaaggggTCTTTGTCAGGGAGATCCGTTAGCTCCTTTTCTATTCCTCATTGTAGCAGAAGGTTTGGCTGGGGTGGCAAGGGTAGCGGAGGAAAAGAAGTTGGTTGATAGTTTGGAGGTTGGGAAGGATAAAGTAAAGGTCAACATGTTACAATATGCAGATGATACTTTGTTTTTCTGTGAAGCAAATGTCAAAAGCGTGTTTAACATTAAGGCGATTTTGCACTGTTTCGAACTTTCTTTCGGGTTAAGGGTTAACTTCGGGAAAAGTAGGATTGGTGGGACAGGTTTGGACCAGGGAATGCTCCAGCGGTTTGCAGCTATTCTCAATTGTGAGACGATGGTTGTTCCTTTTATATACTTGGGTATGCCTGTCGGAGGGAGTCATAAAAGAGGGGATTTTTGGAATGGGGTGATCGAGAAGGTTCAGACTAGATTAAGCAGATGGAAGGGAAGATGTTTGTCGATGGCCGGGAGGGTTTGTTTGATCAAGTCGGTGCTATCCTTTATTCCGTTATTCTATATGTCTTTATTTAAATTGCCCTCGGGGGTGGCTGGAAAGCTGATTAGGTTGCAAAGAAACTTCCTTTGGGGATGGGGTGCAGAAGGAAGGAAGATGGCTTGGGCCTCATGGAGTCAGGTATGCAAGCCACGTAAGTTTGGGGGGTTGGGGGTAATTGATGTAAGACTGTTCAATCTGGCTTTATTGGGGAAGTGGATTTGGAAGATGGGGTCGACCGAGAGAGGCCTTTGGAAGGAGATCCTTGAGTCTAAATATGGAGGGTGGAGAAGCCTGGGAGAGGAAGGAAGAGGTAGAAGGTGTTCTCtatggtggaaagatttgaaagaggTGTGGTTCTCGGAGGGTTGGGGGAGAAGTTTTGCAGATGGTTTCAAGTGGAAAATAGGGGAAGGGAAGGATATACTTTTTTAGGAAGACAGGTGGCTGAACGGTGAGTCACTGAAGAGTTCATTTCCAAGGTTGTTTTCTATTAGCTCTTCCAAGAACGCTAAGGTGTTTGAGGTTGGCTTTTGGTCGAATGGTGAGTGGGTTTGGCAGTTGTCTTGGAGAAGACCGTTTTTTGAGTGGGAGAAGTCGTTGGCGGAGCAGTTGGGTCAGCTTCTGTTAGAGGCTCGAGTTGTTTCGGGTGAGGTGGATGGTTGGATCTGGAAGGGAGGGGATTCCCAATCTTATTCGGTTAATTCTGCCTATAATCTTGTTAGAAAGGATAAAGAGACTTCGCTTTCGCCAATTTTCAGTAAGCTATGGAAGAGCAAGGCAATTTCCTCTGCAGCTCTTATGGCTTGGAGGCTGTTGGAAAACAAGCTTGCTACCAGGGTAAATTTGAGTAGAAGAGGGGTTTTGGTGGTTAGCTCGGCGTGTGGTTTGTGCGGGTTGGTGGAAGAGTCTTGTTGTCATTTGTTCTTCGATTGCAGTTTTGCTAGGCGGGTGTGGGGGTTGTGCCATAGGTGGCTTGGGGTTTCGGTGGCGTCTCATATTCATCCAAAGTGTAATTTTGATAATTTCAGGTTGAGCAGTGCCTCAGAAACGGTTAATAACGTCTGGTTCACAATTTGGGTAGGGGTGGTGAGCGAGTTGTGGAAGCACAggaataacattatttttaatagagGAGTGGGGGATGCTTCTGAAGTTTTTTCTTTGGTACAAGTAAAGGTCTGGTTGTGGGTTTCTATTAACTGTAGGTCAGCCTCGTTTTCCTTTTCTGACTGGTGTTTAGAACCTTTGGTTTGCATGAGGTTAATCTCCTGAGTTAGGCTTGTTTTGTAAGTCTGAAGGTTCTAGGTCGGCacgtgtataagggttgaaccacccctgaagtggttcctatttatttattttttattgccgataaaataaaaaattaaaaaaaatactggAACCAATTGTAGTGCAAGTATTGATAATGTCTTTCCTTCAAAGCTATGCAAAGcaaaggggatttgtctccatcaaacagggggagattgttgaagatggatgaagcttcttctctacctagtcttagtgtgtttgatgtaaaaaatagctagttttctttgaagattgtaatgtgttttagatgatcttgtatttaGGCTAGTGTGTgtttaaggttgccttttgctacatgacctaTCCTAGATACCtaatcaaggtagtaagatcaagaCAATAAACTGGTCAAAtggttttcaaaaagctttttagagttttcttcaaaatcaggatactgcacaaaaataaattcgtttctctgtaaaagaatgggtttatttttggtttgctgaaaggtttttcgaaAGTTGGTTAGGGCACCCAAAATGCAGTTcagttagttatttcagttaagctgagttggcggttttcttgaaaaacaatttgtttgtttttaaatcaacctgttgtttttataacaactttttaactggtttttgaaaagttgttagaaactgttttctataaatTGAAAAGTCTTTCTCAAATGAAAATTAGTTGAGCAATCAcgattttgaaagagtttaaacACCTTCTGTGTGAGAAGAAGAATTGaattgagtttttgaaaggttttccaaagggatatttaagtgtgcttgttctaggaaaaccttgatcttggtgaaggtgctggtgcggTTCTGCAgcaattgaactactggttttgagttcttgcatcttattttcaggtgttatctttcctttattcttgtttgtaaaggtgtaagcgttagtcactctttgatagggtttcttggagcgCAAGGTGTGccgaaatagggtttttcagctttGTTTGTATTGTTCTTATAGGTTTCAagtactgatcctgcctgttgaccggagcgctggagaatgcctcgtcaaaggatcgacgtgcgcgccgctcctcacttccgttcctcctctggatctatctcaagaacctgcaaagaaacgatacggcgccgctgcggccgatcgcactccgacgcttaagtcagtgacggtatcaccaaatactaagaactggaaccgtgcaaatctctctcacaaacagctctgtcactcgcaagcgtaaagtgtatgaactgaacgcgcgtaccttagaaaatctgttaggaactcttatatacctggtgattttctctctcctggcagttactgacttggacacgtggctcgtatccaaccgtacacgtgccatcatctggaggctccctgacttggcgctacttctactctcattttggctaagttacctatgcatggtgctgcccagtgcatagctaactcaggagtgcgatctctactgaaactggcgaggtagggccttcatacaccttccctgtggtctcgccggccgccttcataatctgcttctcctttaacttcggcgatgtgcttgttctggcgatctccgactgcctggtcgcctgagtctgcatctggcgacttcgtcctcaacctggcgatcgcctattctggtaagctggagatcggaacacgccaacttaactatcggcgactacacgtgcctcccgacttccttcccaactgtcaacctggcgtcttgtcaacacgcctacactgtaa
Proteins encoded in this region:
- the LOC137833219 gene encoding uncharacterized protein, with the protein product MTLYLWKELDSIWIGTWKMQVNLPKYQRAEGTRVQRNEGSGVGWPPRKRATQPRTNWNRGQTEQQQSFAQVVSGEVAQSGTGGNAGGAHGEEVSELTVALESPSWLEGCYVGSLKVVSCMQALKECFVLGGFSHVSIRKLGESYVLLSCDEGEGLSKILTENKAWFDEMFLTVAPWDESFAVKERSVWLRCRGIPLQMWCDQCFFRVGELVGEVVEIDEATKKKEKLEYVRIRVKIPFNNVVKVAKVLNINGVSCTVSFEEEASFPDFFHKKVSGNWDGGGSEVDTEASSEEGSVGASLGVSAKSEFEAVGGGEVGDEGGGGTEVYGGGDDVQGRRVSSTLGRVRKQEEELLGSSFEKGGVGSNVEGRHSRGIAGRGSLKVLEGVNGVGAEICNVSGKDFGWDSYVEVGPQHALIKEVGGKVLEGCKDADYEEVGTQQALIKEVGGKELEGCKDADTEALAEDFLLEHLGSKSWVGESIRPGISLEVSELAGVRMDEEGEDEIPFLNRNEESHSLVSRGSIDGNKSEEVEDSRRFEALLRDKVGKQLKVDQVFLVHQSGSESNSMFASDSAIENCNRIFWVKTDKNVASSVWGVGKEAELADIPLVGRKFTWFKPNGLVKSRIDRVLVSKEWLDLWPNSQQFVLSRSISDHCAVLLKEVSVDWGPKPFRCLDVWQRDSGFKEFVKSSWVSYKVVGRGIFVFKEKLKRLKADLKVWNKEVFGDANQSSKEIQQRLDELDLSDDEDGLDESEREERKSLFAELSVSKSKQEAIMFQKARQSWIKQGDLNTKYFHSSVKWRRARNQLHRIFVNNKWSDDKEEVKIKVCEFFEERFAWNDGCQVRMDNIDFNSISEADNEMLVGEFSDEEVKAAMPDSRFFLKEEVYWTVCLSRMRFWKNTREKERVDGSPTREFLPRRGLCQGDPLAPFLFLIVAEGLAGVARVAEEKKLVDSLEVGKDKVKVNMLQYADDTLFFCEANVKSVFNIKAILHCFELSFGLRVNFGKSRIGGTGLDQGMLQRFAAILNCETMVVPFIYLGMPVGGSHKRGDFWNGVIEKVQTRLSRWKGRCLSMAGRVCLIKSVLSFIPLFYMSLFKLPSGVAGKLIRLQRNFLWGWGAEGRKMAWASWSQLSWRRPFFEWEKSLAEQLGQLLLEARVVSGEVDGWIWKGGDSQSYSVNSAYNLVRKDKETSLSPIFSKLWKSKAISSAALMAWRLLENKLATRSIRRELAIGLECCGNEQPLDSSYFIAATKWIRFVLLQGEGSQLSFLYNGCLKATKTTKTVLKKNELIDM